In one Natronosalvus amylolyticus genomic region, the following are encoded:
- a CDS encoding ABC transporter permease yields the protein MSLARLLLERIVLGAVAIWAVLSLLFGLFTVTGDWALDRMLAVAGYGGADPEELAEMRAEFLAERGLDRPLSEQYIDWIGNMVTLQWGSSWQSGEAVFPMVVEATWRTAAYVVPSMVLATAIGLAIGLYAASNARSLRGEGVTATVYSLFGVPNFWIGFLLLTAASTATVGFQWRREFNFIGETQLPFVYEYVLPVVLVTTTLAAAVVSYTRAYALQYYSADLTKLVRAKGGGQRDVSRHVLRNAAIPLVSLIFAETLALLAISVIVIEAVFGIPGLGSLFYNSVWSRDMPVILGATVVIVAFGVVGNIVQDLAYSWLDPRVDTGSR from the coding sequence ATGTCGCTCGCCAGACTCCTGCTCGAGCGAATCGTCCTCGGCGCCGTCGCCATCTGGGCCGTCCTCTCGTTGCTGTTTGGGCTGTTTACGGTGACTGGCGACTGGGCGCTCGACCGGATGTTGGCGGTCGCCGGCTACGGCGGGGCCGATCCCGAAGAACTCGCGGAGATGCGAGCGGAGTTCCTGGCCGAACGAGGGCTCGATAGGCCGCTTTCCGAACAGTACATCGACTGGATTGGCAACATGGTCACGCTCCAGTGGGGGTCGTCCTGGCAGAGCGGTGAGGCGGTGTTCCCGATGGTGGTCGAGGCGACGTGGCGAACGGCAGCGTACGTGGTCCCGTCGATGGTGCTCGCGACGGCTATCGGTCTCGCTATCGGGCTATACGCCGCGTCGAACGCCCGATCGCTCCGTGGGGAAGGGGTGACGGCGACCGTTTATTCGCTGTTCGGGGTCCCGAACTTCTGGATCGGGTTTTTACTGCTGACTGCGGCGTCGACCGCGACCGTTGGCTTTCAGTGGCGACGGGAGTTCAACTTTATTGGGGAAACCCAGTTACCGTTCGTTTACGAGTACGTCCTGCCGGTCGTGTTGGTGACGACGACTCTGGCCGCCGCGGTCGTGAGCTACACCCGGGCGTACGCGCTCCAGTATTACAGCGCCGACCTCACGAAACTCGTTCGGGCGAAAGGCGGCGGGCAACGGGACGTCAGTCGCCACGTCCTTCGCAACGCGGCGATCCCACTCGTCTCGTTGATTTTCGCCGAAACGCTCGCGTTGCTCGCCATCTCCGTCATCGTTATCGAGGCCGTTTTCGGCATTCCCGGCCTCGGCTCGCTGTTTTACAACTCGGTCTGGTCGCGTGATATGCCTGTTATCCTCGGCGCGACCGTCGTCATCGTCGCCTTCGGCGTCGTCGGCAACATCGTACAGGACCTGGCGTACTCCTGGCTCGACCCCCGCGTCGATACCGGCTCGAGATGA
- a CDS encoding zinc-binding dehydrogenase: MQAVTFTGHGGTDVIEYAEVPDPTVGPEDVLIDVKAGALNHLDVWTRRGLPGLDLEMPHIPGSDGAGVVVETGERVTRFEPGDRVALSAGVSCGECEFCRDGQAPLCVNYHVIGEHVPGIHAEYAAINQNNLVSVPASVDWTTAASSTLVFQTAWRMLIDRADISPGESVLVLGASGGVGHAALQIADYAGAEVFATGSSEDKLQYAEAHGADHVVNYEDENFADWVRAETGKRGVDVVVDYIGAGTWRDSIKSLAKGGRLVTCGGTAGPSPQTDIPRIFWNQLSILGSTMATPGQVDDVMALVWDGTFEPAIRAELPMSRTAEAHDYLEGREGFGKVVVRPDSELE; this comes from the coding sequence ATGCAGGCTGTGACCTTCACCGGCCACGGGGGCACCGACGTGATCGAGTACGCCGAGGTACCCGACCCGACGGTCGGTCCCGAGGACGTGCTGATCGACGTGAAAGCTGGCGCACTCAACCACCTCGACGTCTGGACGCGCCGTGGGTTGCCTGGACTCGACCTCGAGATGCCCCACATCCCCGGCAGCGACGGAGCGGGTGTCGTCGTCGAGACTGGCGAGCGCGTCACTCGGTTCGAACCGGGTGATCGGGTCGCGCTCTCCGCTGGCGTCTCCTGTGGCGAGTGTGAGTTCTGCCGGGACGGACAGGCCCCGCTGTGTGTCAACTACCACGTCATCGGCGAGCACGTCCCCGGCATTCACGCAGAGTACGCCGCGATCAACCAGAACAACCTCGTTTCGGTACCCGCGAGCGTCGACTGGACGACGGCGGCCTCGAGCACGCTCGTCTTCCAGACCGCCTGGCGAATGCTGATCGACCGCGCAGATATCAGCCCCGGTGAGTCCGTCCTCGTTCTGGGTGCGAGCGGTGGCGTCGGTCACGCCGCACTCCAGATCGCCGACTACGCGGGCGCTGAGGTGTTCGCTACGGGCTCGAGCGAAGACAAACTCCAGTACGCCGAAGCGCACGGGGCCGACCACGTCGTCAACTACGAGGACGAAAACTTCGCCGACTGGGTCCGCGCGGAGACGGGGAAACGCGGTGTCGACGTCGTCGTCGATTACATCGGTGCGGGCACCTGGCGCGATTCGATCAAGAGTCTCGCGAAAGGCGGGCGACTGGTCACCTGTGGCGGTACGGCAGGCCCGAGCCCACAGACCGACATCCCTCGCATCTTCTGGAACCAGCTCTCGATTCTCGGCTCGACGATGGCGACGCCCGGCCAGGTCGACGACGTCATGGCACTCGTCTGGGACGGCACCTTCGAGCCGGCGATTCGAGCCGAACTCCCGATGAGTCGGACGGCCGAGGCCCACGACTACCTCGAGGGACGCGAGGGCTTCGGCAAAGTGGTCGTCCGTCCGGACAGCGAACTCGAGTAG
- a CDS encoding ABC transporter permease produces the protein MTNADGPSEVPPAASDTDQQAAFEEIEWEHVSPTDRSGGPERTVFAFGLVLLAAVYLYHRSTGELYLVLSWAVGPEDWLLLLAVVVGVAFGLVPRVGKRGRREVRRIAQRLRGRWLTLVSLGVLTGVLTIALYAVLSGLQPKLTMETGNPGPDQFQPPVGFDGPYMSTRTDCVGTVTGEAVGERRCHGTWTYPLGTDRWGYKMTDLLIIGSRPVLYATVVTIGVIVPLATLVGVVAGYYGGLLDDLLMSYVDVQLSVPAIVLYLIAYLFVGNSMFVLLVAFGLLSWGGIARIVRSETLQRREEGYVRSARVIGASNPYILRRHVLPNITNSIVPATFHLIAVLVLTEAALSFLGFHVSFQSWGMTIAEGLFREHPLDVWWNSTAPALVLMATVAAFKLAGDGLRDVLDPRGDHE, from the coding sequence ATGACGAACGCCGATGGGCCGTCGGAGGTTCCTCCCGCTGCATCCGATACCGATCAGCAAGCCGCGTTCGAGGAAATCGAGTGGGAGCACGTGTCGCCGACCGACCGGAGCGGCGGCCCCGAGCGAACCGTCTTCGCGTTTGGACTGGTGTTGCTCGCCGCAGTGTATCTCTATCACCGTTCGACGGGCGAGTTGTATCTCGTCCTGTCGTGGGCAGTCGGCCCAGAAGACTGGCTGTTATTGCTCGCGGTCGTCGTCGGGGTGGCGTTCGGTCTGGTTCCTCGAGTCGGCAAACGAGGCCGGCGCGAAGTGAGACGGATTGCCCAGCGACTCCGGGGCCGGTGGCTGACGCTGGTGAGCCTGGGGGTTTTGACCGGCGTACTCACCATTGCCCTCTATGCGGTGCTGTCAGGGCTACAGCCAAAGTTAACGATGGAAACTGGAAATCCCGGCCCGGATCAGTTTCAACCGCCGGTCGGCTTCGACGGGCCGTATATGTCGACACGCACCGATTGCGTCGGCACGGTCACGGGCGAAGCCGTCGGTGAACGGCGCTGTCACGGCACCTGGACGTACCCCCTCGGGACCGACCGCTGGGGGTACAAAATGACCGATTTACTGATTATCGGCAGTCGGCCGGTCCTGTACGCCACGGTCGTGACCATCGGCGTGATCGTCCCGCTAGCGACCCTCGTCGGCGTCGTCGCCGGCTACTACGGCGGCCTGCTCGACGACCTGCTGATGAGCTACGTCGACGTCCAGCTCAGCGTCCCCGCGATCGTGCTGTACCTGATCGCCTACCTGTTCGTCGGCAACTCCATGTTCGTCCTCCTCGTTGCGTTTGGTTTGCTCTCCTGGGGCGGCATCGCTCGCATCGTCCGCAGCGAAACCCTCCAGCGCCGGGAGGAAGGGTACGTCCGTTCCGCCCGCGTGATCGGGGCATCCAACCCCTACATTCTGCGTAGACACGTCCTCCCGAACATCACGAACAGTATCGTCCCCGCAACCTTCCATCTGATCGCCGTACTGGTGCTCACCGAAGCCGCCCTCTCGTTTCTCGGTTTCCACGTCAGCTTCCAATCCTGGGGAATGACCATCGCCGAAGGGTTGTTCAGAGAACACCCGCTCGATGTCTGGTGGAATTCGACGGCCCCCGCGCTCGTTTTGATGGCGACCGTCGCCGCCTTCAAACT
- a CDS encoding class I SAM-dependent methyltransferase, with protein MSEESPPSPSSETLRDLSGLDPETYYDEYGHEEWDRLEATLGGHLEFEGTTDYLRRYLPDATDESNPPRVLDAGGGAGRYSVWLAERGYEVTLADLSQRQCTIAREKAREHDVAASVTVERADIRQLPFDRDRFDAVCCTGGPLSHLTEETDRSQALEELRRVARADSPVFVSVMGRLAVLQNLVRSVGYAPGVPALATDGTYDAAFAREHLDHLEEPGFTACHFFRAPELEAVLEAAGFRVEALAGLEGFAANVGERHDLEDLDADVVDSVTEAVREHRTDPAVVDLSNHILAVARV; from the coding sequence ATGTCTGAGGAGTCACCGCCATCTCCCTCGAGTGAAACGCTCCGGGACCTGTCCGGACTCGACCCAGAAACCTACTACGACGAGTACGGGCACGAGGAGTGGGACCGCCTCGAGGCCACCCTCGGCGGCCATCTCGAGTTCGAGGGGACGACCGACTACCTGCGCCGGTACCTCCCCGACGCCACCGACGAGTCGAACCCGCCTCGAGTGCTCGATGCCGGGGGTGGCGCCGGGCGCTATAGCGTCTGGCTCGCCGAACGCGGCTACGAGGTCACGCTCGCGGATCTGAGCCAGCGCCAGTGTACGATCGCTCGAGAGAAGGCTCGCGAACACGACGTTGCCGCCAGCGTCACCGTCGAACGCGCCGACATCCGGCAGCTGCCGTTCGACAGGGATCGGTTCGACGCGGTCTGTTGTACCGGCGGGCCGCTCTCCCATCTCACCGAAGAAACCGACCGATCGCAGGCGCTCGAGGAACTGCGCCGGGTCGCTCGAGCCGATTCGCCCGTCTTCGTCTCGGTAATGGGGCGGCTTGCCGTCCTACAGAACCTCGTCCGTTCAGTGGGATACGCCCCGGGCGTTCCGGCCCTCGCTACCGACGGTACGTACGATGCTGCGTTCGCCCGCGAACATCTCGATCACCTCGAGGAACCCGGCTTCACAGCGTGTCATTTCTTCCGGGCACCCGAACTCGAAGCCGTCCTCGAGGCGGCCGGATTCCGCGTCGAGGCGCTGGCCGGCCTCGAAGGATTCGCCGCGAACGTTGGCGAACGACACGATCTCGAGGATCTCGATGCGGACGTCGTTGACAGCGTTACCGAGGCGGTTCGCGAACACCGGACCGACCCCGCGGTCGTCGATCTGTCCAACCACATCCTGGCGGTCGCTCGAGTGTGA